The genomic stretch GAAGTAGCTTCACTCTTTGAAGCAGGCGCGGATATTCCGTCCACGAAAATCGGCATTCTTTCTGAAGTTCTTCGACTGCAAGAACAACGAGACGAGCATAGGAATGCTTTACTCACTGCACCTATTTTTGGACGTCAAACGGATTTCCTAAAGACTTTAGCAACGGAGATGACTCGCCGAGGAACGGTGTATCTGGGTGAAGCCGAGGCCCGCTCTTTTACCGCCGACATAACCAATGAGCTTGTGGCCTGCGGGCAGCTTTCCCCCGCTGGGTCGCCCGAGGTACTCTCGCTGCTGACGGCTCACCACGTACTCGAACGAATTGACTATCCAAAGATAGCGTTTCAGTTTGAGCATCAACAGGTTCAAGAATACTATGCTGCGCTGGATCTTTTTGAACGCCTACTCGATATTGGGGAGGGGGATCAAGAAGCGATTGAGCGTTTCAAGGAGCAATACGTCAACGATCCAGTGTGGGGCGAACCGGTTCGAATGATCGCCGAAATGTGTGCGGAGTCTACTGAGGACGAAGCTTTACATGACAGAGCCGTCAGCGCCGGCGTGAAGCTTGTGGGAATGACGTTGTCCGTCGATATCGTATTCGCCGGTGAGCTTGCTAGACTTTGTGGCAAGCTTATATGGAAGAAGGTCCGTGATTCGGTTGGAGAGAGACTTCGAAACGTTTACACAGTTCAAGAGGGGGCTTTTCGACAACTCGCCCTAGCGGCTATGCTTGGCACCGGCTCCGACGACTTCAAAGATATAATTATTCCAGTTCTTTCAGGATCAGACCAACAGTCTCGCCTCAAGACCTACAGGCTCTTCCCATCTATTGAAACCTCATCTCTTGGACCGAACTGGCGCGATGAAGTGCGAGGCTGGAGTGAGGAGGCTAGATCTGATTTTGTTGCCGAATTGCTTCACCATCGCTTAAAAGTTGAGATTGCTAACTTTGCTGCTGAAGATGAGAGTAAGGTTGTGAAGAGTGCAGCGATATCTGGTCTTCTATGGACAGGATCGGAGGAGGTTCTGGCTCGAGTTCTCGAGTCCTTGGATCCGGAAACCTTCGAGGAGCTTGCATGCCAACATACCAACGAATTTCCAAAGGATCTCAGGCCCAAGCAAATCATTGCGATCCGCCATCGTCTAGATGCGACCCAAGACCCTTCTAGTCGCCTTAGAATGGGTTTGGAGTTGATAGAATTAGGAGAACGACGGTTAGCGGAAATCATCAAAGATGCGATGACCGCACTCTCTGGTAGTGAACTGAGCAAAATTGGTTCGCCGACCGTTAAGCACGCTCTCGAGTATATTGGAAGAACCGATCCAGAGTGGGAAAGCGATTGGGTTGCTATCAGGATTGCCGAAGGCTCTCTTTGGGACCCCAAATACTGGCTGCCTTTTGTTACATGTGTTTCCGATGATTTAACCGACAAGCTCCTGACTCGCCTTGAAACCGAGGATCTGCGGAAAGAGCGCATTGACGGCCTCATTTTTGCGGTCTCGAAGCTATCAAACGAAAATATATCTGCCCGTGTCTTTAGCAAATTGCGTGAGCTTCAAGGGAGAGTAGACGAAGATCACGACAAAAAGCATGAATTTGAGTCCCAGATAATTTGGCAGCTAGAAGCTTTGTTTCGTAGTTTTCCCGGAGACGTCGCTGCGGCAGGAATTCTCTCCTCTGCATCCTGTCGGGATCCTCTTGACATCAAAGTTACCACTCAAGTTTTAACCAGAATAGCTTCGGATATGGAGCCTCTGAAAATCTGTAATGATGATCTAAGAGTGCAGCTCCGTTATTACCTGAGAAGTACCATAGATATCGTACTGGAGCAGGACGATTTTAACGGCAAGGAAAAGGCCGACATGGCTTCTTCGATTGCACGAATCGGGGAACCCGGAGACATTGAGCTCCTGGTGAGGCTCATCTACGCCGATATAGAAAGAATTCGCCAAGGAAAGGCTGCACGAGCTTCCGGAGATTCTGGTCCTCGCGTTAATGGTTCATATATGAGCTATTCTCGGTGGCATATTGCCTCTGCGAGATTACTCGACTCTTGCGGAGCCAACGAGGTCCTCATTGACTTGCTCTCAGAGCCGGAGTATCGCTCCGACGCGGCGGCTGCAATGGCAGTCGATTTTTTGCCCAAGTCGAGTCAGTTTTTCTCTCGTCCCTTTCGATCGGACATAATGTGGGCTGCGCGCGAAGGGCGCTCTACGTCGCCGGCCGACGACCAGTGGCGCACGCGGTTTGCATCCGCAATTAATTCCGAAATCGAGCGCCTACGAGAACGAGCCCCTGAGGGGAAATCCTTCCCAATCCTGGCACAGCTTGCAAATGCGCTTGCTGCCGTAGATGGCCACGGTTCCGCGGCAACAGTGTTAGAAATAATTGGAAAGCCTGACGAGTGGAACCAATTCATTTGTCTCGACGCCGCTGAACGATTACTTATCGCTGGAGTCCTGCTGCCGGTGAATACTCTATTTTCACAGGTGAATCCCATCCTTGAGAGAACTAGACACTGGCTCCAAAAATCGGAGAGGGATTTACTACGACGAGCCCTGGTGCTCTGTCCATTCGTAGATGACCCAAAGCTTGGAATCGCCAAGATGCGGGAGGTGCTTAGCAAACGCCAATTCCGAGGATACGAGCTGAGGGAACTTATAATGGCTCTTGGGGAGAGTCGATCGGAGGCGGCCTCGGAGCTCTTATACGATCTAGCAACTGATCCACAGATCTTTCGGGAATGCGATGATTACCTCATCGATGCCCTCTCAAAACTCAACAAGCCGCTAGCGCGTGAACTGCTCCTCGGTCTTGTCGATCCGGAGATTCCTGACCTCTTATTAACACGCCGCCCTCAGCGTGAGGACGTACTGGTGGGGCGCCTTGCCGAACTGGCTCAGGATGATGCCGAAGTGGGCGAACGGCTACGGAAGTTGTGCGAGTCAGATATTCCGATACTGATTAGAGATATCCTTTCGAAAGTAATGAACTTGATTGGGACGCCAGAAGCCTTTAGCGCCAGCCTAAGCCTGATTGATGACACCAGGCAAATAGCTATTCCACAAGGTATTTGGAGTCTGCTCAATAACGCGTTTATTAATCGACGCCCCCACGCACAGAATTCCAGTATCTTTGAGCTAAGTCCAAGCTCGTCAAATCAATTGCGTACTGAGCTATTTCGAATGGCGATTAGGGATGAAAAACGATGGAAGTCTGCCTTAAGGCTTCTTGTTGAAATCGAGGAATGGCGCTTGGAGCAGGGGAGGCCGACAATTGAACCTCGTCATCCCGATCTTACATCTGGGCAACCATGGCCGCCATGGGAGGCTTTCGGCCATCCTAATCAGAAAACGCTCGACGGTCACTTATGATCAAGTCGTTTAAAGGATGTGCTTAACGGCTGCCAACGCAGAAGAACAGCATCATCGATGAGCTATTGCCGCTCGATTGGAATTCGGCCGCTTCTGACAAGTTATAATTTCGGACGCTTACGCATATGGAAGGTATAGAAGTAATAATCAACATTTTTGCGCAGATGATTAGTGCTTTTTGGGCAGATCATCTCCCGGTCATCGGGAGTTTTGCTCGTGACATTGCTGTAGCCGTCTCGGCAGTCTGGGCTGTGTGGGCTGGACAAAAGGGGTTGCGTAAATATCTTTATGACGAGGACCTCAAAGAGCGGGCAAAGAGAGTTCGTTCCGCAAATGAAGTGGCTCATCACGAAGCTCGTAAG from Marinobacter adhaerens HP15 encodes the following:
- a CDS encoding NACHT domain-containing protein; amino-acid sequence: MALLRTEIEKALEELISQEEGMRFQGLAVVIGKLRWPELVARQRKKDLGLDAYARASLTQENVGKGLAASITPTLTKISHDVVTAKENFPDLRKLIFVTPAKVGNADRKKWEDKIEQDHGIELHVIEREEIITLMQMPESASLLASFLYLKHDIEPPAESVVAKAKRAAEVVVQNWFSKTKNQPLIDLLAVRLDHDGAESDDLLSLEQIDQALSQSRRIVLEGPAGRGKTTTLIQLGLKSRFAGIPLMIELPAWASSGREILEYVAGMPAFQAEGLTSADLAQLQTVEPFLFLLNGWNEIAESNSVRAVEALKLLERDFPSSGIIVATRKHHFTPPLPGATQLRLLRLRHSERTSYLEARLGGKGRALRIRIDSEPALDDLTLTPFVLSEVASLFEAGADIPSTKIGILSEVLRLQEQRDEHRNALLTAPIFGRQTDFLKTLATEMTRRGTVYLGEAEARSFTADITNELVACGQLSPAGSPEVLSLLTAHHVLERIDYPKIAFQFEHQQVQEYYAALDLFERLLDIGEGDQEAIERFKEQYVNDPVWGEPVRMIAEMCAESTEDEALHDRAVSAGVKLVGMTLSVDIVFAGELARLCGKLIWKKVRDSVGERLRNVYTVQEGAFRQLALAAMLGTGSDDFKDIIIPVLSGSDQQSRLKTYRLFPSIETSSLGPNWRDEVRGWSEEARSDFVAELLHHRLKVEIANFAAEDESKVVKSAAISGLLWTGSEEVLARVLESLDPETFEELACQHTNEFPKDLRPKQIIAIRHRLDATQDPSSRLRMGLELIELGERRLAEIIKDAMTALSGSELSKIGSPTVKHALEYIGRTDPEWESDWVAIRIAEGSLWDPKYWLPFVTCVSDDLTDKLLTRLETEDLRKERIDGLIFAVSKLSNENISARVFSKLRELQGRVDEDHDKKHEFESQIIWQLEALFRSFPGDVAAAGILSSASCRDPLDIKVTTQVLTRIASDMEPLKICNDDLRVQLRYYLRSTIDIVLEQDDFNGKEKADMASSIARIGEPGDIELLVRLIYADIERIRQGKAARASGDSGPRVNGSYMSYSRWHIASARLLDSCGANEVLIDLLSEPEYRSDAAAAMAVDFLPKSSQFFSRPFRSDIMWAAREGRSTSPADDQWRTRFASAINSEIERLRERAPEGKSFPILAQLANALAAVDGHGSAATVLEIIGKPDEWNQFICLDAAERLLIAGVLLPVNTLFSQVNPILERTRHWLQKSERDLLRRALVLCPFVDDPKLGIAKMREVLSKRQFRGYELRELIMALGESRSEAASELLYDLATDPQIFRECDDYLIDALSKLNKPLARELLLGLVDPEIPDLLLTRRPQREDVLVGRLAELAQDDAEVGERLRKLCESDIPILIRDILSKVMNLIGTPEAFSASLSLIDDTRQIAIPQGIWSLLNNAFINRRPHAQNSSIFELSPSSSNQLRTELFRMAIRDEKRWKSALRLLVEIEEWRLEQGRPTIEPRHPDLTSGQPWPPWEAFGHPNQKTLDGHL